A single region of the Populus nigra chromosome 2, ddPopNigr1.1, whole genome shotgun sequence genome encodes:
- the LOC133681914 gene encoding poly [ADP-ribose] polymerase 2, translating to MANKLKVDELRAELAKRGLDTTGTKPSLVRRLESALEQENKQSEVDSVDGGGSSNNKRERESEDGGGDSNNGIEKIKAIEKFRDMNVKQLREQASLLGVSTAGTKRQLIDRLCNAEPDNHHSLQAKEEEQEQGEKEKEKIVTATKKGAAVLDQFLSDQIKSEYHVLQIGDDVYDAMLNQTNVGDNNNKFYVIQLLESDGGGRYMVYNRWGRVGVNGQVKLFGPYTSRDPAISEFERKFYAKTKNDWSKRKEFICYPKCYALLEMDYSEQEKEPVVKEKPDSATAIQPRETQLESRIAKFISLICNVSMMKQQMMEIGYNANKLPLGKLSKSTILKGYDVLKRISDVIGTADRLKLEQLSGEFYTVIPHDFGFKKMREFIIDTPQKLKCKLEMVEALGEIQVATKLLEDEPGMQEDPLYSHYNRLRCELTPVEVDSEDFAMIAMYLQNTHAKTHSQYTVDIAQIFKVSREDENESFRKFSNTKNRMLLWHGSRLTNWTGILSQGLRIAPPEAPVTGYMFGKGVYFADMFSKSANYCYANHAAPAGVLLLCEVALGDMAELLHANYDADKLPSGKLSTKGVGRTAPDLSDARALEDGVVVPLGKPKEQRGSKGALLYNEYIVYNVGQIRMRYVVQVNFNYKH from the exons ATGGCAAATAAGCTCAAAGTAGACGAGCTTCGAGCCGAACTCGCTAAACGTGGACTCGATACCACCGGAACCAAGCCTTCCCTG gTGCGGAGACTGGAATCGGCACTCGAGCAAGAAAACAAGCAGTCAGAAGTGGACTCGGTCGATGGTGGAGGTAGTAGTAACAACAAAAGAGAAAGGGAGTCTGAAGATGGAGGAGGAGATTCTAATAACGGGATTGAGAAAATCAAGGCTATTGAAAAGTTTCGGGACATGAATGTCAAGCAATTACGCGAACAGGCCAGTCTCCTTGGAGTTTCCACTGCCGGAACCAAGAGACAATTAATTGACAGGCTCTGCAACGCTGAACCAGACAATCACCATTCACTTCAAG caaaagaagaagagcaGGAACAGggtgaaaaggaaaaggagaaaattGTAACTGCTACGAAAAAGGGCGCGGCGGTGCTAGATCAGTTTCTTTCTGATCAGATAAAGTCAGAGTATCATGTTTTGCAAATA GGTGATGATGTCTATGATGCCATGCTGAATCAGACAAATGTTGGGGACAACAATAACAAGTTCTATGTGATTCAACTTCTTG AATCTGATGGTGGTGGTAGATATATGGTCTATAACAGATGGGGTAGGGTTGGGGTGAATGGTCAAGTTAAGCTATTTGGTCCCTACACTTCACGAGATCCTGCTATTTCTGAGTTTGAACGGAAGTTCTACGCCAAGACAAAGAACGATTGGTCCAAGCGAAAGGAGTTCATATGTTACCCAAAGTGCTATGCTTTGTTGGAAATGGACTACAGTGAGCAGGAAAAAGAGCCAGTT GTTAAAGAAAAGCCTGACTCTGCTACAGCAATTCAACCTCGGGAGACACAACTTGAGTCACGTATTGCCAAATTTATCTCTCTTATATGTAATGTTAGTATGATGAAGCAGCAAATGATGGAAATAG GATACAATGCAAATAAATTGCCACTTGGTAAATTAAGCAAGTCAACTATATTAAAG GGTTATGATGTTTTGAAGAGGATTTCTGATGTAATTGGAACAGCAGATAGGTTAAAACTTGAACAACTAAGCGG AGAATTTTACACTGTCATTCCTCAtgattttggatttaaaaaaatgc GAGAGTTTATTATTGATACTCCTCAGAAGTTAAAATGCAAGCTGGAAATG GTTGAAGCCCTAGGCGAGATTCAAGTTGCAACAAAGTTGTTGGAGGATGAACCTGGAATGCAG GAAGATCCCCTGTATTCTCATTACAACCGGCTACGTTGTGAATTGACTCCAGTTGAAGTTGATTCTGAGGACTTTGCAATG ATTGCCATGTATTTGCAGAATACGCATGCAAAAACACATTCACAGTATACTGTTGATATTGCTCAAATATTCAAGGTCTCAAGagaggatgaaaatgaaagctTCAGAAAG TTCTCTAACACAAAAAATAGAATGCTTTTATGGCATGGCTCGCGCCTCACAAACTGGACTGGCATTCTATCCCAAG GCTTGCGTATTGCTCCCCCTGAAGCACCAGTAACTGGTTACATGTTTGGAAAGGGAGTTTACTTTGCTGACATGTTCTCCAAAAGTGCAAATTATTGCTATGCAAATCATGCTGCTCCAGCTGGTGTGCTGCTTCTGTGTGAG GTTGCTCTTGGAGACATGGCTGAACTATTACATGCAAACTATGATGCTGATAAGTTGCCATCGGGGAAGCTGAG CACGAAAGGAGTTGGTAGAACTGCTCCAGATCTTTCAGATGCCAGGGCACTGGAGGATGGTGTTGTTGTTCCCCTTGGGAAGCCCAAAGAGCAGCGAGGCTCAAAG GGTGCTTTGCTGTACAATGAGTACATAGTCTACAACGTGGGTCAGATTAGGATGCGATATGTAgttcaagtgaattttaattacaAGCATTAA
- the LOC133682077 gene encoding poly [ADP-ribose] polymerase 2-like: MAASCFSEKPLKNSKTKQCQCLFLTWPCPPLSILLGCTSKSQESSLAPSQAFLMANSLQRPLKVSTSHDASSLGNKRQREAQVLDGSDIVSEKITAIEDLHDMGTRQLREQAILRGLSSSGSKKELLDRLCAESEKESKNGTPEGKEEDEEKETSNKDDKVTASFNKVTAGLDQYLPDHIKTQNHVLEHGDSIYDATLNQTNVGNNNNKFYLIQALESNDSSKFMVYTRWGRVGIKGQDC; the protein is encoded by the exons ATGGCCGCGTCTTGCTTTTCTGAGAAGCCGTTGAAGAACTCAAAAACTAAACAGTGCCAGTGCCTGTTTTTAACATGGCCATGCCCTCCACTTTCAATACTGCTCGGCTGCACTTCTAAAAGTCAGGAAAGCTCGCTCGCTCCATCTCAagcttttctaatggcaaacagtCTCCAGAGGCCGTTAAAAGTCTCAACCAGTCATGATGCTTCATCACTTGGCAACAAGAGGCAAAGGGAAGCACAAGTACTTGACGGTTCTGATATCGTGTCTGAGAAAATCACGGCCATTGAAGATCTTCACGACATGGGAACTCGCCAACTACGCGAACAAGCAATCCTCCGAGGCCTTTCTTCAAGTGGGTCAAAGAAAGAACTACTAGATAGGCTCTGTGCAGAGTCAGAGAAAGAGTCAAAGAACGGTACACCCGAAG GcaaagaagaagacgaagaaaaagaaacaagcaACAAGGACGACAAAGTTACTGCGAGTTTCAACAAGGTCACTGCCGGGCTGGATCAGTATCTGCCTGATCATATAAAGACACAGAACCATGTTCTAGAGCAT GGGGATAGTATCTATGATGCCACGTTGAATCAAACAAATGTTgggaataataataacaagttcTATCTGATTCAGGCTCTTG AATCTAATGACTCTAGCAAATTCATGGTATACACTAGATGGGGTAGAGTAGGAATTAAAGGTCAAGACTGTTAA